Part of the Candidatus Thorarchaeota archaeon genome is shown below.
GTTTTTCTTGATATTTGGTTTGTGCGATGTCATCAATTTCGCTCACGGCGCCTTCTTTATGCTTGGTGGCTTCCTAGGTTTGGAAATCTACCTCGGAACGGAAGCTGTTCTTCTAGATCCAGCTTTGCCTTTTTCCTCCTATTTTACAGCTAATCCGTTTACTATGTCCGTCTTAGCTTTCATCGTTGGTGCTCTTGGAGCAACTGTGGTTATGGCTCTCATAGGGGGTGGGATTGAGTTTTTCACAGTTCGAAGGCTCTATGGCAATGCTGTCGCCCAAATACTGCTGACTGTTGGCTTTATGTATGTCATTACACAGATCGCTGAGATAGTCTGGGGGAGTTCAGTAGTAACCTACTTTATCAGTCCTAGCTCACAAATCGGCTATTTCTTCATCACCGGCATTATAGATTTTGGCGGACCCCTGAAATTTGAAACCTATCGAATCTTCCTGATTTTTCTCGGATTGACAGTCGCCGCTGCTATGTTTGTGGTTTTCCGAAAAACACGTGTCGGCCTCCAAATTCAGGCCGGAATAGAAGATTCAGAGATGGTTGAGATACTCGGCACTGACATCAAGAAACTCTTC
Proteins encoded:
- a CDS encoding branched-chain amino acid ABC transporter permease, with protein sequence MQRKIDSVRDYLDENPQIRQIMSLVMVLALGVIFVVWAIATYSWGGFFVRISKGLVDGLALSMLLFLMVSGFFLIFGLCDVINFAHGAFFMLGGFLGLEIYLGTEAVLLDPALPFSSYFTANPFTMSVLAFIVGALGATVVMALIGGGIEFFTVRRLYGNAVAQILLTVGFMYVITQIAEIVWGSSVVTYFISPSSQIGYFFITGIIDFGGPLKFETYRIFLIFLGLTVAAAMFVVFRKTRVGLQIQAGIEDSEMVEILGTDIKKLFTLVFMLGAGLAGLSGAVLVPWIGANTGHGLTYLIFAFVIVVVGGAHYGRFEGTFFGALIVGLAMKLTAYFIPFLENIIVFIIMAIILIVKPGGLTGT